One region of Streptomyces sp. CG4 genomic DNA includes:
- a CDS encoding amidase family protein: MILRRTVLATTPALATVTAVTALSASASAGPHTGTSRRRAAPLRLASAGDQLTALREGKITSRDLLEQHLEHIERANPELNAVITLDLEGARAAADKADRHLAETGNVLGPLHGLPMTVKDALEVEGMRTTCGTPSLSGHVPDSDADAVALLRAAGAVIIGHTNVPTMCQDIQTSNPIFGRTLNPFDSEKTAGGSSGGPAAAVAAGFTSLEVGSDLAGSLRLPAAYCGVYALRTSRGASPIVPTRGHIPRLPGWATSSDMITLGPIARTVEDLGLLLDVIAAPAPADRGGWKIDLPTPAKTELGDYRVGIWADDAYCRIDADSRALLAQVAELVRGLGATVDDSTKPVDFAESDKLFQRLMYATASATATDTAFAADVAAAEKITADDPSGFFLRSRTMRHRDWCVADEARQKLRGAWDAYFTDHDILITPATPTAAVPDQSSTPLPQRYITVDGTKRPFFDQTSWLNLASPVGLPAIVLPAGTTSDGLPLAVQIIGPYLADRTVLHAAKQLAQRLPEPAQPSVFST, encoded by the coding sequence GTGATCCTCCGCCGCACCGTGCTCGCCACCACGCCTGCCCTCGCCACCGTCACCGCCGTCACCGCCCTGAGCGCCTCCGCCAGTGCGGGGCCCCACACCGGCACGAGCCGGCGCCGCGCTGCCCCGCTGCGCCTCGCGTCCGCCGGCGACCAGCTCACCGCCCTGCGCGAGGGCAAGATCACAAGTCGTGACCTGCTGGAACAGCACCTGGAACACATCGAGCGAGCGAACCCCGAGCTGAACGCCGTCATCACGCTCGACCTGGAAGGTGCCCGAGCGGCCGCCGACAAGGCCGACCGGCACCTCGCCGAGACCGGGAACGTACTCGGCCCGCTCCACGGCCTGCCGATGACGGTGAAGGACGCCCTCGAGGTCGAGGGCATGCGCACCACATGCGGGACGCCCAGCCTCTCGGGCCATGTCCCCGACAGCGACGCCGACGCGGTCGCCCTCCTGCGCGCCGCCGGCGCCGTCATCATCGGCCACACCAACGTCCCGACCATGTGCCAGGACATCCAGACGTCGAACCCGATCTTCGGCAGGACCCTGAACCCCTTCGACTCCGAGAAGACCGCCGGCGGCTCCTCCGGCGGCCCGGCCGCCGCGGTCGCCGCGGGCTTCACCAGCCTGGAGGTCGGCTCCGACCTCGCCGGCTCGCTGCGCCTGCCGGCCGCGTACTGCGGTGTCTACGCGCTGCGGACCTCGCGCGGAGCCAGCCCGATCGTGCCCACCCGCGGTCACATCCCCCGCCTGCCCGGCTGGGCCACCAGCAGCGACATGATCACGCTCGGCCCGATCGCCCGGACCGTCGAGGACCTCGGTCTCCTCCTCGACGTCATCGCCGCGCCCGCCCCCGCCGACCGCGGCGGATGGAAGATCGACCTGCCGACCCCGGCCAAGACCGAGCTGGGCGACTACCGCGTCGGCATCTGGGCGGACGACGCGTACTGCCGCATCGACGCCGACAGCCGCGCACTCCTCGCCCAGGTCGCCGAGCTCGTCAGGGGACTGGGTGCCACTGTTGACGACTCCACCAAGCCCGTCGACTTCGCCGAGAGCGACAAGCTGTTCCAGCGCCTCATGTACGCCACCGCCTCGGCCACCGCCACCGACACCGCGTTCGCAGCCGACGTCGCGGCTGCCGAGAAGATCACCGCCGACGACCCCAGCGGGTTCTTCCTCCGATCCCGCACCATGCGTCACCGCGACTGGTGCGTAGCCGACGAAGCACGGCAGAAGCTGCGCGGCGCCTGGGACGCCTACTTCACGGACCACGACATCCTGATCACCCCCGCCACGCCGACTGCCGCCGTCCCCGACCAGAGCAGCACTCCCCTCCCGCAGCGGTACATCACGGTTGACGGCACGAAGCGCCCGTTCTTCGACCAGACCAGCTGGCTCAACCTGGCCAGCCCGGTCGGACTGCCGGCCATCGTCCTGCCCGCCGGCACGACCAGCGACGGGCTCCCGCTCGCCGTCCAGATCATCGGCCCCTACCTCGCCGACCGCACAGTTCTCCATGCGGCCAAGCAGCTCGCACAGCGGCTCCCCGAGCCGGCTCAGCCGTCCGTGTTCTCGACGTAG
- a CDS encoding transposase yields the protein MKKLDGRLLPRWMKAAQGSELPPLRGFARNLSKDLDTVTAGLTQPYSSVMVEGHVNRVKYLKRQGYGRANFDLLRRRILLTP from the coding sequence ATGAAGAAACTCGACGGCCGTCTGCTGCCTCGCTGGATGAAGGCGGCCCAGGGCAGCGAGCTGCCACCCCTGCGCGGTTTCGCCCGCAACCTCAGCAAGGACCTCGACACCGTCACCGCCGGCCTCACCCAGCCCTACTCCAGCGTCATGGTCGAGGGCCACGTGAACCGGGTGAAATACCTCAAACGTCAAGGGTATGGACGGGCCAACTTCGATCTCCTGCGGCGCCGCATTCTGCTCACACCGTGA
- a CDS encoding IS630 family transposase — protein sequence MPRGALRVWGKRRGGPRTQVPPQVRARVIALTRMSPPAESGLSHWSTRTLADHLKRREGISVSWHYVARIWREENLKPHRSGTFKISKDPAFADKVADVVGLYLAPPGGAVVLSIDEKTQVQALDRTQPVLPVTFAATEKRTHDYVRHGTTNLFAALNVTTGEVLGECRPNRNGATFLAFLKRAAKPHTGKEIHIVLDNLSTHTTPDVKAWLAKNPHVHFHFTPVGSSWLNQIEIWFGIIARQSIRRGTFANVNVLVKQIRDYIDSWNENAKPFIWTATTDEILVKVRLVQTSVKKLVNNNAK from the coding sequence ATGCCGCGCGGGGCCTTGCGGGTTTGGGGGAAGCGCCGCGGCGGGCCGCGTACCCAGGTGCCGCCGCAGGTGCGGGCTCGGGTGATCGCTTTGACGAGGATGTCCCCGCCGGCGGAATCCGGTCTGTCGCACTGGTCGACGCGGACACTCGCCGACCACCTGAAGCGGCGGGAGGGCATCTCGGTGTCGTGGCATTACGTCGCCCGCATCTGGCGTGAGGAGAATCTGAAGCCGCACCGCTCGGGCACCTTCAAGATCTCGAAAGACCCGGCGTTCGCGGACAAGGTCGCCGATGTCGTCGGTTTGTACCTGGCCCCGCCCGGCGGCGCCGTGGTGCTGTCGATTGACGAGAAGACGCAGGTGCAGGCCCTGGACCGGACCCAGCCAGTGCTGCCGGTGACCTTCGCGGCCACCGAGAAGCGCACCCACGACTATGTGCGGCACGGCACCACGAACCTGTTCGCCGCGCTGAACGTCACGACCGGTGAAGTGCTGGGCGAGTGCAGGCCGAACCGGAACGGCGCGACCTTCCTGGCGTTCCTGAAGAGGGCCGCCAAGCCACATACAGGGAAGGAAATCCATATCGTCCTGGACAACCTCTCCACGCACACCACCCCGGACGTGAAGGCGTGGCTGGCGAAGAACCCGCACGTCCACTTCCATTTCACCCCCGTCGGGTCCTCATGGTTGAACCAGATCGAGATCTGGTTCGGGATCATCGCCCGGCAGTCCATCCGCCGCGGCACGTTCGCGAACGTCAACGTCCTGGTCAAACAGATCCGCGACTACATCGACTCCTGGAACGAGAACGCGAAACCCTTCATCTGGACCGCCACCACCGACGAGATCCTCGTCAAGGTCCGACTCGTCCAGACCAGCGTGAAGAAACTCGTCAATAACAACGCGAAGTAA
- a CDS encoding MAB_1171c family putative transporter, producing MKDILHPLCLAIAGTGFLLLLRDLGKRRRDPALVVLAFTFGFSALSYFIALTWVWVRIDGILGVPNIAVPLAQSCVVLVFALQATVLAYWSRPLDAARRRGRQLLITAGCVIAGMASLFALLAPTVERPFDFSLYYAGNPYFQAYLWLYIGAYTLAEIYLARSCWKYALATANRSIAVGLRLVAVGAAITLGYSAIRIGAVLGAVFGFSVKGLDPYAWICGDVGAALTQIGYFLPTLVRRVEDGRNWASAHVGYRRLRPLWAALVQAHPGITLLRPDPQRGSILHGRSAHFPLLRRRTEIRHGQKLLRRYLDPAVRTEAEARRAAEGLTGAELVAAVTADQIHAALTRVHTDAPVEAPVEYVDAHLPLPTAEDEQLHLERVARFFTPPDPATPTTDLPSTASGAHS from the coding sequence GTGAAAGACATACTCCACCCCCTGTGTCTTGCGATCGCCGGCACAGGGTTCCTCCTCCTGCTCCGCGACCTGGGCAAGCGGAGACGCGACCCCGCCCTGGTGGTCCTCGCCTTCACGTTCGGGTTCTCCGCGCTCAGCTACTTCATCGCACTCACCTGGGTGTGGGTGCGCATCGACGGCATCCTCGGCGTGCCGAACATCGCTGTGCCGCTGGCCCAGAGCTGCGTCGTCCTCGTCTTCGCCCTCCAGGCCACGGTCCTGGCCTACTGGTCCAGGCCCCTCGACGCGGCCCGGCGCCGCGGCCGCCAGTTGCTCATCACAGCCGGCTGCGTCATCGCGGGCATGGCCTCGCTCTTCGCGCTCCTGGCCCCCACCGTCGAGCGGCCCTTCGATTTCTCGCTCTACTACGCAGGCAATCCGTACTTCCAGGCGTACCTGTGGCTCTACATCGGCGCCTACACGCTGGCCGAGATCTACCTCGCCCGGTCGTGCTGGAAGTACGCCCTCGCGACCGCCAACCGGTCGATCGCCGTCGGCCTGCGCCTCGTGGCCGTCGGCGCGGCCATCACCCTTGGCTACAGCGCCATCCGCATCGGGGCCGTCCTCGGCGCGGTCTTCGGATTCAGCGTCAAGGGTCTCGACCCCTACGCGTGGATCTGCGGCGATGTGGGTGCCGCCCTCACTCAGATCGGCTACTTCCTCCCCACGCTCGTCCGCCGCGTGGAAGACGGCAGGAACTGGGCATCCGCGCACGTCGGCTATCGGCGCCTGCGGCCTCTGTGGGCCGCCCTGGTCCAGGCACACCCCGGAATCACCCTGCTCCGACCGGACCCGCAGCGCGGTTCCATCCTTCACGGCCGCAGCGCGCACTTTCCCCTTCTGCGACGCCGCACGGAGATCCGCCACGGCCAGAAGCTGCTGCGTCGCTACCTCGACCCCGCTGTACGCACCGAGGCCGAGGCACGGCGCGCGGCCGAAGGGCTGACCGGCGCCGAACTGGTCGCGGCCGTGACCGCCGACCAGATCCATGCGGCCCTCACCCGTGTCCACACGGACGCCCCCGTCGAGGCGCCAGTCGAGTACGTGGACGCCCACCTGCCCCTGCCGACAGCCGAGGACGAACAGCTTCACCTCGAACGCGTCGCCCGCTTCTTCACTCCGCCCGACCCAGCGACACCCACCACCGATCTCCCCAGCACCGCATCAGGAGCCCATTCGTGA
- a CDS encoding ABC transporter ATP-binding protein, translated as MIDVESVTVRFGDHTALSEACFTAADGEFVCLVGRNGSGKTTLLRLLAGLAEPSTGRVRVAGHAATDLAARTVRGFVQAEPPLYDYLTVREQLSFVCRLHGTSLRAALERLEDTVLSDRHDALVRELSLGMRKQLGLVAATLHDPALVLMDEPTNALDATAVSALRATVRDWHAQRRTIVLCTHDLAWADDLADRLLVLQRGRILHDVRLADETVTAALRRLDPTGALTRAEPTHAEAT; from the coding sequence GTGATCGACGTCGAATCCGTCACCGTACGCTTCGGCGACCACACAGCCCTGAGCGAGGCGTGCTTCACCGCGGCCGACGGCGAGTTCGTCTGCCTGGTGGGCCGCAACGGGTCCGGCAAGACGACGCTGCTGAGGCTGCTGGCCGGGCTGGCCGAGCCCAGCACCGGCCGGGTACGCGTCGCCGGTCACGCCGCGACCGATCTCGCCGCCCGGACCGTCCGTGGTTTCGTACAGGCCGAGCCACCCCTGTACGACTACCTCACGGTCCGGGAACAGCTGTCGTTCGTCTGCCGACTGCACGGCACCTCCCTGCGGGCCGCTCTGGAGCGACTGGAAGACACAGTGCTGTCGGACCGCCACGACGCACTGGTCCGCGAACTGTCCCTGGGCATGCGCAAGCAACTCGGACTCGTCGCCGCCACCCTCCACGACCCCGCCCTCGTCCTCATGGACGAACCGACCAACGCCCTCGACGCCACGGCCGTCAGCGCCCTGCGCGCGACCGTGCGGGACTGGCACGCCCAGCGCAGAACCATCGTCCTGTGCACCCACGACCTGGCCTGGGCCGACGACCTCGCCGACCGCCTCCTGGTTCTCCAGCGGGGCCGCATCCTGCACGACGTGCGCCTGGCGGACGAGACCGTCACCGCCGCCCTGCGACGTCTGGATCCCACCGGCGCACTCACCCGCGCCGAGCCGACCCACGCGGAGGCCACCTGA
- a CDS encoding N-acyl homoserine lactonase family protein, with product MDSSTAVQVIPLRVGRTKVPYGQFYGGLDGYSGLDLVTDKSAFIWVPIHAYLIEHPSEGPVLLDTGICPAQAEGHAGYYGGTVLEYFTDDDEYDLPAGQRIEAQLALHGRRPEDISRVIVTHFHEDHIGSLPLFPHAEVVLGRGEYEARDSLILGLVPLAYERSVAGVTRWRPVDFAGPEVGGFSGSYDLFGDGSVVLLPTPGHSPGSTSALVSLGERRVLLTGDALYTVRHLAVDDVRQMQTGADDLFIDSVRRMQWLHRLLPDLVVLPAHDDTPYGELLVRDLLAHDGRLSQDAFAELKEYEATTFDAAYRLNPARRPRYVADPAGGTLGSVA from the coding sequence ATGGACAGCTCCACGGCAGTGCAGGTGATACCGCTCCGCGTCGGCCGCACGAAGGTTCCCTACGGCCAGTTCTACGGCGGACTCGACGGCTACAGCGGACTGGACCTCGTGACCGACAAGTCCGCGTTTATCTGGGTCCCCATCCACGCGTACCTGATCGAGCACCCCAGCGAGGGCCCGGTCCTGCTCGACACCGGCATCTGCCCCGCCCAGGCCGAGGGCCACGCCGGCTATTACGGCGGCACGGTGCTGGAGTACTTCACCGACGACGACGAGTACGACCTGCCCGCCGGCCAGCGCATCGAGGCCCAGCTCGCGCTGCACGGCCGCCGCCCCGAGGACATCTCCCGGGTGATTGTCACACACTTCCACGAGGACCACATCGGCTCACTGCCGCTCTTCCCGCACGCCGAAGTGGTGCTGGGCCGCGGCGAATACGAGGCCCGCGACTCACTCATCCTCGGCCTGGTGCCACTGGCGTACGAGCGCTCGGTGGCCGGAGTGACGAGGTGGCGGCCGGTGGACTTCGCCGGCCCGGAGGTCGGAGGCTTCAGCGGCTCCTACGACCTGTTCGGCGACGGCTCGGTGGTGCTGCTGCCGACGCCGGGCCACAGCCCCGGCTCCACCAGCGCCCTGGTCTCGCTCGGCGAACGGCGCGTGCTGCTCACCGGCGACGCGCTGTACACCGTGCGGCATTTGGCGGTGGACGACGTGCGACAGATGCAGACCGGCGCCGACGACCTCTTCATCGACTCCGTACGGCGGATGCAGTGGCTGCACCGGCTACTGCCGGACCTCGTCGTGCTGCCGGCACACGACGACACGCCCTACGGCGAGCTGCTCGTACGCGATCTGCTCGCGCACGACGGGCGGCTGTCGCAGGACGCCTTCGCCGAGCTCAAGGAGTACGAGGCGACCACGTTCGACGCGGCCTACCGCCTCAACCCGGCACGCCGACCACGCTATGTCGCGGATCCGGCAGGAGGAACCCTGGGATCCGTGGCTTGA
- a CDS encoding ABC transporter permease has product MLNALVHAYRSERVKTLRPRVLVPLLTGTGAVAAVAAATMVALTHVGTAGNGGPLKPLQTATSVICLILMAVAATSVTNEYRYGTWRNLLIRVPARPALLLGKVAGLAMLAILVALTTCLATGTTAWIAAGVRHLDTSAWATGAAWSCCVSVTLRVLAALIAATVYGAAAGLLMRSAGAALSVIFTWVLVAESVLTAVAAARGWTVSGWLPGSSLTRLASDPHWAPAALSAAVWCALLLSGSLWHFTRTTKLT; this is encoded by the coding sequence GTGCTGAACGCCCTCGTGCACGCCTACCGCAGCGAACGCGTGAAGACCCTTCGCCCCCGCGTACTGGTGCCTCTGCTCACCGGTACGGGGGCAGTGGCTGCCGTCGCGGCGGCGACGATGGTCGCCCTCACCCACGTTGGGACAGCAGGCAACGGTGGGCCACTGAAACCATTGCAGACGGCCACGTCCGTCATCTGCCTGATCCTCATGGCGGTGGCGGCGACCTCCGTCACCAACGAATACCGCTACGGCACATGGCGCAACTTGCTCATCCGGGTGCCCGCCCGTCCCGCACTGCTGCTGGGCAAGGTCGCCGGGCTGGCCATGCTCGCCATCCTCGTGGCATTGACCACCTGCCTGGCCACTGGGACAACGGCCTGGATCGCTGCCGGCGTTCGCCATCTGGACACCTCGGCCTGGGCAACCGGCGCGGCGTGGAGCTGCTGCGTTTCCGTCACCCTGCGGGTGCTGGCGGCTTTGATCGCCGCAACGGTCTACGGCGCCGCGGCTGGTCTGCTGATGCGCAGCGCCGGGGCCGCACTCAGTGTCATCTTCACGTGGGTCCTGGTGGCCGAGTCCGTCCTCACCGCCGTCGCCGCGGCGCGGGGCTGGACCGTGTCCGGCTGGCTGCCGGGCTCCTCCCTCACTCGACTCGCCTCCGATCCGCACTGGGCACCGGCTGCCCTGTCCGCCGCTGTATGGTGCGCTCTGCTTCTCTCCGGAAGCCTCTGGCACTTCACCCGCACGACCAAACTCACATGA
- a CDS encoding DUF4041 domain-containing protein, whose translation MSDDESESDYDVGESATASTAEAPTGAAQGTPGARPDQTFAGPPTALPLGGVDPAPLLARIADLEAALATAQSGADVIDLSDQRALQDVGIYRYHHPLESAAAYKDRLRSLEGQIDDVIKSGRAILAADLFTFDGSLARGRKLIGDLSKLMLRAYNAEADNCVRSLRSGNVRTAQKRLESAVTAIERLGAIMEMRISPEYHALRIAELELTADFQMKVQEERERARQERQLLREQRRAEQELAAEKERLEKERAHYISVLESLRSKGDDAAVTELSRRLADIENAIAANDYRIANIRAGYVYVISNIGAFGPNIVKIGMTRRLEPMDRVRELGDASVPFRYDVHAMFFSEDAVTLESELHKAFADRRVNFVNERREFFFATPSEVRALLADKVGGLLEFTEEPAALEYFQSRSRWPQRS comes from the coding sequence GTGTCCGACGACGAGTCCGAATCGGACTACGACGTCGGCGAGTCCGCCACCGCGTCAACCGCCGAAGCCCCCACCGGCGCGGCGCAAGGGACACCGGGAGCTAGGCCAGACCAGACATTTGCTGGCCCCCCGACTGCACTACCGTTGGGCGGAGTCGACCCCGCGCCGCTGTTGGCCCGTATCGCCGATCTCGAAGCCGCGCTCGCCACTGCACAAAGTGGCGCCGATGTGATCGATCTCAGCGATCAGCGCGCCTTGCAGGACGTCGGTATCTATCGCTACCACCATCCTCTGGAGAGCGCGGCGGCTTACAAGGACCGGCTCCGCAGCCTCGAGGGCCAAATCGATGACGTCATCAAGAGCGGGCGCGCGATCCTCGCCGCCGACCTGTTCACGTTCGATGGATCTCTGGCACGAGGGCGGAAACTGATTGGCGATCTGTCCAAGCTGATGCTACGGGCTTACAACGCGGAGGCCGACAACTGTGTGCGCTCGCTGAGATCAGGGAACGTGCGCACCGCGCAGAAGCGGCTGGAGTCGGCGGTCACCGCGATTGAGAGGCTAGGGGCGATCATGGAGATGCGGATCAGCCCCGAGTATCACGCTCTGCGAATCGCCGAGCTCGAACTGACCGCCGACTTCCAGATGAAGGTGCAGGAAGAGCGCGAACGCGCCCGCCAGGAGCGCCAGCTTCTCCGCGAACAGCGCCGGGCTGAGCAGGAGTTGGCCGCTGAGAAGGAGCGACTAGAGAAAGAGCGAGCGCACTACATCAGCGTCCTGGAATCCCTCCGCTCCAAAGGAGACGACGCCGCTGTCACCGAACTCTCCCGCCGCCTCGCGGACATCGAAAATGCCATCGCAGCCAACGACTACCGCATCGCCAACATCCGCGCCGGCTACGTATACGTCATCTCCAACATTGGTGCATTCGGCCCGAACATCGTCAAGATCGGCATGACCCGCCGACTTGAACCGATGGACCGCGTCAGGGAGCTCGGCGATGCTTCAGTGCCGTTCCGGTACGACGTCCATGCCATGTTCTTCTCCGAGGACGCCGTGACACTGGAGTCCGAACTCCACAAGGCGTTCGCCGATCGACGCGTCAACTTCGTAAACGAGCGACGCGAGTTCTTCTTCGCCACACCATCCGAGGTTCGAGCACTCTTGGCAGATAAAGTAGGCGGCCTGCTTGAGTTCACGGAGGAACCCGCCGCTCTCGAGTACTTCCAGAGCCGTAGCCGCTGGCCGCAGCGGAGCTGA
- a CDS encoding TetR/AcrR family transcriptional regulator, whose product MPEIADDDTLAPGRRRGTRGPAQDEAVSAAIEAAAFDELAAAGWRRLAMDAVARRAGVGKAALYRRWMSKEAMLLDLVARLVRREVPEVPDTGTLAGDVRGFLDLTVTQTADPRVVRIAVDLLGESVRNPALAESLRLAVLAPRREAAAAILWRAVGRGELPAGLDPELGTDLLISPLLLRLLLPGAPPVDGVYLDTLTTVIVAGLTSAAPGTSPARR is encoded by the coding sequence ATGCCGGAGATCGCAGATGACGACACCCTCGCCCCGGGCCGCCGCCGCGGCACCCGCGGCCCCGCCCAGGACGAGGCCGTGTCCGCGGCCATCGAGGCGGCGGCCTTCGATGAGTTGGCGGCGGCTGGCTGGCGCCGCCTGGCCATGGACGCGGTCGCCAGGCGCGCCGGCGTCGGCAAGGCCGCGCTCTACCGGAGGTGGATGTCCAAGGAGGCCATGCTGCTCGACCTGGTGGCTCGCCTGGTGCGCCGGGAAGTCCCCGAGGTGCCCGACACCGGCACCCTGGCGGGGGATGTACGCGGCTTCCTCGACCTGACCGTCACCCAGACTGCCGACCCCCGGGTGGTACGGATCGCCGTCGACCTGCTGGGCGAGTCGGTACGCAACCCGGCGCTCGCCGAATCGCTGCGTCTCGCCGTCCTGGCTCCGCGCCGCGAGGCCGCCGCCGCCATTCTGTGGCGGGCCGTGGGGCGCGGTGAACTGCCCGCCGGACTCGACCCCGAACTCGGCACCGACCTGCTGATCTCGCCCCTGCTGCTGCGGCTGCTCCTCCCCGGCGCCCCGCCGGTGGACGGCGTCTATCTGGACACCCTGACGACCGTGATCGTCGCCGGGCTCACCTCCGCCGCCCCAGGTACTTCGCCCGCCCGGAGATAG
- a CDS encoding ATP-binding cassette domain-containing protein, translating into MTSTVPRSRTALSPLTPQADPAIHVTGLRRSYPGRTALRHLDLTVPAGSLTALIGPNGSGKTTTMRILLGLDRPDTGAGTVLGVPLTHPARYLPAVGALIEQPALYPRLTGRTNLRVLAELAGVGGDSIHRALALTGMEEQADRQVATYSLGMRQRLGIAAALLTEPRLLVLDEPTNGLDPVGTAQLRALLHGLTSDGTTVLISSHQLNELDALCDHFVFLHQGTTLFQGDREALAACQQAFVEVAPERAEQLAPLIDAFEAAGHGVRRHEDRLLVDTVPEQAGDLNRVAAAHGITLAHLAVRRPTLEEAFFSVLGQEPQC; encoded by the coding sequence ATGACCTCGACCGTCCCGAGATCCCGTACTGCGCTCTCCCCGCTGACTCCTCAAGCCGACCCCGCCATACATGTCACGGGTCTGCGCCGGTCGTATCCCGGCCGCACCGCCCTGCGTCACCTCGACCTCACGGTGCCTGCTGGATCGCTCACCGCTCTGATCGGTCCCAACGGCTCCGGCAAGACCACCACGATGCGCATCCTGCTCGGGCTGGACCGCCCCGACACGGGGGCGGGCACCGTGCTGGGCGTTCCCCTCACCCACCCCGCCCGGTACCTGCCGGCGGTGGGCGCTCTCATCGAGCAGCCTGCGCTCTACCCCCGTCTCACCGGCCGTACCAACCTGAGAGTTCTGGCCGAGCTCGCAGGCGTCGGCGGCGACAGCATTCACCGAGCCCTGGCCCTCACCGGCATGGAAGAGCAGGCAGACCGCCAGGTGGCCACCTACTCGCTCGGCATGCGGCAACGGCTCGGCATCGCCGCGGCCCTCCTGACCGAGCCGCGCCTGCTGGTCCTGGACGAACCGACCAACGGCCTCGATCCGGTCGGCACCGCGCAACTGCGTGCACTGCTGCACGGTCTGACGTCCGACGGGACCACGGTGCTGATCTCCAGCCACCAGCTCAACGAACTCGACGCCCTCTGCGACCACTTCGTCTTCCTTCACCAGGGCACCACGCTGTTCCAAGGAGACCGGGAGGCACTCGCCGCCTGCCAGCAGGCCTTCGTCGAAGTGGCGCCGGAACGTGCAGAGCAACTGGCGCCCCTCATCGACGCCTTCGAAGCGGCGGGCCACGGCGTCCGACGGCACGAGGACCGCCTGCTGGTCGACACAGTTCCGGAACAGGCCGGAGATCTGAACCGCGTCGCGGCGGCCCATGGCATCACCCTGGCCCACCTCGCGGTGCGTCGCCCCACGCTCGAAGAAGCCTTCTTCTCCGTCCTCGGTCAGGAACCGCAGTGCTGA